One Balneola sp. DNA window includes the following coding sequences:
- the recJ gene encoding single-stranded-DNA-specific exonuclease RecJ, whose product MSFRWVYAQPEQEEYISKLGETLGIPAKIARLLAIRGIKTYDDAEYFFRPKIENLHDPFLMRDMDKGAERLALAIRKSEKVLVYGDYDVDGTTATSCVYTFLKEFGVDADYYIPHRFKEGYGINPDGIKYAEDINATLIVSVDCGITAIKEAKVAKEKGIDLIVCDHHTVGDEIPDAVAVLDPKRLDCNYPFDGLSGAGVGFKLIQGTIEKLGLPQTISYKFLDLVAISIASDIVPIIDENRVLMKAGLQMIQRSPRVGIKALLELIKVSKEDVNTSKIVFSIGPRINAAGRMGDASTAVKLMISETLGEAKSHAYELESINMKRRDTDSKTMKEAMEQIEKDFDMDETSTIVLYSEDWHLGVIGIVASRLVDLYHRPAIMLSNVDGKIKGSARSIKGFNIYDAIKKCGDLLEQFGGHEFAAGLTLEEDKLSEFRRRMNDLAYTDLSENSFEPELNIDAKLDLGEVDMKFWKLLSQFEPFGPANLRPIFVSEEVKVVGVPTIVGNGHLKMRVKQEGSGIFDTIGFNMHDYLPGVRGGDPFKIAYVLEENNWNGRRTLQLRLKDIQI is encoded by the coding sequence ATGTCATTCCGCTGGGTATACGCGCAGCCGGAGCAGGAAGAGTATATCTCCAAATTGGGAGAGACACTTGGAATTCCGGCCAAAATAGCCCGACTTCTGGCTATCCGCGGCATAAAAACATACGATGATGCAGAATACTTTTTCCGGCCAAAGATAGAAAACCTCCACGATCCCTTTTTAATGAGGGATATGGACAAAGGTGCAGAACGCTTAGCTCTGGCCATTCGCAAAAGTGAGAAAGTGCTCGTTTATGGCGATTACGACGTAGACGGGACTACAGCAACTTCCTGTGTCTATACTTTTCTAAAAGAATTTGGGGTTGATGCGGACTACTATATTCCTCATCGCTTTAAAGAAGGCTATGGTATCAATCCGGATGGGATTAAGTATGCCGAGGATATCAATGCAACACTGATTGTTTCCGTAGATTGCGGAATTACGGCGATCAAAGAAGCAAAAGTAGCCAAGGAAAAAGGTATTGATCTGATCGTCTGTGATCACCACACAGTAGGCGATGAAATCCCGGATGCTGTAGCTGTTTTGGATCCTAAAAGACTCGATTGCAACTACCCCTTTGATGGACTTTCAGGTGCGGGTGTTGGCTTCAAGCTGATTCAGGGAACCATCGAGAAGCTGGGCCTTCCTCAAACAATTTCCTATAAATTTCTGGATTTAGTAGCCATCTCAATTGCCTCCGATATTGTGCCCATCATTGATGAGAACAGGGTATTGATGAAGGCAGGTTTGCAGATGATTCAGCGAAGTCCCAGAGTTGGAATTAAAGCACTGCTTGAGCTGATCAAGGTTTCCAAAGAGGATGTGAACACATCCAAGATCGTATTTTCAATTGGCCCTCGTATAAATGCTGCGGGGCGTATGGGCGACGCCAGCACCGCAGTAAAGCTTATGATCTCGGAAACGCTGGGCGAGGCTAAATCCCACGCTTATGAGCTGGAATCCATCAACATGAAAAGGCGGGATACGGATTCCAAAACGATGAAAGAGGCGATGGAACAAATCGAGAAAGATTTTGATATGGATGAGACCTCGACCATCGTGCTGTACAGCGAGGACTGGCACCTTGGCGTGATTGGTATCGTAGCTTCTCGCTTGGTCGATTTATACCATCGCCCGGCTATTATGCTGAGTAATGTAGATGGAAAAATAAAAGGATCGGCCCGGAGCATTAAAGGTTTTAATATTTACGACGCCATAAAAAAATGCGGGGATTTGTTAGAGCAATTTGGCGGGCATGAATTTGCTGCGGGACTCACACTGGAAGAAGATAAGCTCTCAGAATTTCGCCGACGGATGAATGATCTAGCCTATACCGATCTTTCTGAAAATTCTTTTGAACCGGAACTCAATATCGATGCCAAACTGGATTTAGGGGAAGTGGATATGAAGTTCTGGAAACTTCTGAGTCAGTTTGAACCATTTGGTCCTGCAAACCTTCGCCCAATTTTTGTAAGTGAAGAGGTGAAGGTAGTAGGCGTTCCAACTATTGTCGGTAATGGGCACCTGAAGATGCGGGTGAAACAAGAAGGTTCAGGTATATTTGATACGATCGGCTTTAACATGCACGATTATTTGCCGGGCGTTCGGGGTGGAGACCCTTTTAAGATTGCCTATGTACTGGAAGAGAACAACTGGAATGGCCGCCGGACACTTCAACTTCGATTGAAAGACATTCAGATTTAG
- the argH gene encoding argininosuccinate lyase, translating into MSNKKLWEKGIKTDAFIEQFTVGKDRELDLELAKYDVQGTIAHITMLESVGLLESDELEILTKELNRILAEVIEPGDFEIEDGVEDVHSQIELMLIQKLGDVGKKVHSGRSRNDQVLVDIRLYLRDQIKEIAQLSKKLFNTLIDQSEATKEILLPGYTHTQAAMPSSFGMWFGAYAESLVDDLVLLESTYHIINRNPLGSAAGYGSSFPLNRTMTAELLGFEGLNVNTVYAQMGRGKTEQTLSFAMAGLAGTLNKLAADVCLYNSQNFKFLKLPDELTTGSSIMPHKKNPDVFELIRAKTNALKTLPNQIMMATTNLTSGYHRDFQILKELLFPAIEELKSCLFITEYAAGQMGVNDKILDDPKYKLIFSVEAVNELVKEGVPFRDAYLQVAQQIEDGSFEPPTELNHTHEGSIGNLGNEEIKERLNNLEI; encoded by the coding sequence ATGAGCAACAAGAAACTTTGGGAAAAGGGAATTAAAACCGATGCATTCATCGAGCAATTTACTGTAGGGAAAGACCGTGAGCTTGATCTGGAACTGGCTAAATATGATGTACAGGGAACCATAGCGCATATCACGATGCTGGAATCGGTGGGATTGTTGGAGAGTGATGAGCTCGAAATCCTGACTAAGGAATTGAACCGGATTTTGGCAGAAGTCATTGAGCCCGGCGATTTCGAAATTGAAGATGGCGTTGAAGATGTTCATTCCCAAATCGAACTTATGCTGATCCAAAAGCTGGGAGATGTCGGTAAAAAAGTCCATTCCGGTCGCTCCCGAAATGATCAGGTGTTAGTTGATATCCGATTATACCTGCGAGATCAGATCAAAGAAATAGCACAGCTTTCTAAGAAGCTTTTTAATACGCTGATTGATCAAAGTGAAGCCACGAAGGAAATACTACTTCCGGGATACACACACACTCAGGCTGCCATGCCGTCTAGTTTTGGGATGTGGTTTGGAGCTTATGCTGAAAGCTTAGTTGATGATTTGGTTTTGCTGGAATCTACCTATCACATCATCAACCGAAATCCGCTGGGATCGGCTGCCGGCTATGGGTCTTCCTTTCCTTTGAACAGAACCATGACTGCAGAACTTCTCGGGTTTGAAGGCCTGAATGTGAATACAGTATATGCCCAAATGGGACGTGGTAAAACAGAACAAACGCTTTCTTTTGCCATGGCCGGACTTGCCGGGACTCTCAACAAATTGGCCGCCGATGTTTGTCTCTACAACAGCCAAAACTTCAAATTCCTGAAGTTGCCCGATGAACTCACCACCGGTTCCAGTATCATGCCCCACAAAAAGAACCCGGATGTTTTTGAGCTGATTCGTGCCAAAACCAATGCACTAAAAACACTTCCCAACCAAATTATGATGGCCACCACTAATCTGACTTCCGGCTACCATAGGGATTTCCAGATTTTGAAAGAGTTATTGTTTCCAGCTATTGAAGAATTGAAAAGCTGCCTATTTATCACCGAATATGCCGCCGGACAAATGGGCGTAAATGACAAAATTTTAGACGATCCAAAATACAAACTCATCTTCTCCGTAGAAGCTGTGAATGAATTGGTGAAAGAAGGCGTCCCGTTTCGGGATGCTTATCTACAGGTAGCCCAGCAAATCGAAGATGGAAGTTTTGAGCCACCGACTGAACTTAATCATACCCATGAAGGCAGTATTGGGAATTTGGGTAATGAGGAGATCAAAGAAAGACTAAACAATCTTGAGATATAA
- a CDS encoding acetylornithine carbamoyltransferase — MKSFLSIKDVRDLPKLVKVALEIKKNPHVYKDLGQNKSMCLIFLNPSLRTRLSSQKAAFNLGLNTAVLDVGSQGWQLEFADGVVMDSNKAEHIKEAAAVIGSYFDVVAIRAFAKLEDREEDYSEQVMEAFKTYCPAPVINMESGTGHPLQALADLITIEEHKSVDKPKVVLTWAPHPRALPQAVANSFSRWMQAADFDLTITHPEGYELVDEAVGNAKVDYDQNKAFEGADFVYAKNWSSYSSYGKILSTDPEWMVSKKKMGLTNNAKFMHCLPVRRNVIVEDAVIDSENSLVIPEATNRIYSMQVVLQHILEGLK; from the coding sequence ATGAAATCATTTTTATCTATAAAAGACGTCCGTGATTTACCAAAGCTGGTTAAAGTTGCGCTGGAGATCAAGAAAAATCCACACGTTTATAAAGACCTTGGTCAGAATAAATCTATGTGCCTCATCTTTTTGAATCCAAGCCTGAGAACGCGGCTGAGTTCTCAGAAAGCTGCTTTTAATCTTGGGTTGAATACGGCGGTCTTGGACGTTGGAAGTCAGGGCTGGCAGCTAGAGTTTGCGGATGGTGTCGTCATGGATTCCAACAAGGCAGAACACATAAAAGAAGCTGCTGCAGTCATAGGATCATATTTTGATGTTGTTGCTATTCGTGCTTTTGCAAAACTTGAAGATAGGGAAGAAGATTATAGCGAACAGGTGATGGAGGCTTTTAAAACATACTGTCCCGCGCCGGTTATAAACATGGAATCCGGAACCGGTCACCCACTGCAAGCGCTTGCCGACCTTATCACCATAGAAGAGCATAAAAGCGTTGATAAGCCAAAAGTGGTGTTAACCTGGGCTCCCCATCCTCGGGCATTACCACAGGCGGTAGCCAATTCGTTTTCCAGATGGATGCAGGCGGCGGACTTTGACCTCACTATTACTCACCCCGAAGGTTATGAACTAGTAGATGAAGCTGTTGGAAATGCCAAGGTCGATTACGATCAGAACAAAGCCTTTGAAGGTGCTGATTTTGTATATGCCAAAAACTGGAGCAGCTATTCCAGCTATGGTAAAATACTTTCTACCGATCCGGAATGGATGGTCTCAAAAAAGAAAATGGGACTGACCAATAATGCTAAATTTATGCACTGCCTTCCGGTTCGCCGTAATGTGATTGTAGAGGATGCAGTCATAGACAGTGAAAACAGCCTGGTTATTCCTGAAGCAACCAACCGAATTTATTCCATGCAGGTGGTTCTTCAACATATCTTAGAGGGGTTGAAATGA
- a CDS encoding cupin, translating into MSTATEEVAEAKLTEGNDVKEILASGENVGLRVWRDEEPGADKEMHSHSYETVGYVLKGKAELHVNDKVIELTEGNSYLVPKEAEHTYKILETFSAVEATSPPAHLQ; encoded by the coding sequence ATGAGTACAGCAACAGAAGAAGTCGCAGAAGCAAAATTAACCGAGGGAAATGATGTGAAGGAAATCCTGGCATCCGGAGAAAATGTAGGACTTAGAGTTTGGAGAGATGAAGAGCCGGGAGCCGACAAAGAAATGCACAGCCATTCTTATGAAACAGTTGGTTACGTGCTTAAGGGTAAGGCAGAATTACACGTAAACGATAAAGTGATCGAGCTGACAGAAGGTAATTCCTATTTAGTACCTAAAGAAGCAGAGCACACGTATAAAATTTTAGAAACATTCTCAGCTGTAGAGGCGACTTCACCGCCGGCGCATCTACAGTAA
- a CDS encoding CPXCG motif-containing cysteine-rich protein yields MTGEFEHTFMCPYCGAQINMILEQFYPEQEYIEDCEVCCNPINIHYKFQGEDLIYFEASSIGQ; encoded by the coding sequence ATGACAGGCGAGTTTGAACATACTTTTATGTGTCCCTACTGTGGAGCTCAGATCAATATGATTTTAGAGCAATTTTATCCAGAACAGGAATACATCGAAGACTGTGAAGTCTGCTGTAACCCCATCAACATTCACTACAAATTTCAAGGCGAAGACCTTATCTATTTTGAAGCTTCATCAATAGGACAATAA
- the ggt gene encoding gamma-glutamyltransferase yields the protein MKSFFYSSTLFLFGLLLISQTASAQIDREAGNLISTRSEVIAQRGMVATSQPLATQVGLNILRNGGNAIDAAIGANAAMGLMEPTGNGIGGDLFAIIWHAESGKLYALNASGRSPQGLSYDRLMEILDAKGEDDIPAYDLLSVSVPGAVDGWFEMHERFGSVDMDMILSEPIYYAENGFPVSEAISASWRRSVPFLKNQPGAFEETFSIDGEGPEKGEVFRNPDLGNTFRLLTDQGRDAFYRGEIAQKIDTWMKENDGYLRYEDFDNHHSDWIEPQTVNYRGYDVYQVGGNVQGTAVLQILNILEGFDLSETGFGSAETLHLMIEAKKLAFEDRAKHYADPDFHEVPYDKLLSKEYAAERRKLIGDRALNDITTGVDVIEDGDTIYLTTADEEGNMVSLIQSNFRGMGTGFVVPGTGFSFQNRGELFSTDPDHPNVYAPGKRPFHTIIPGFVMKDGKPIMAFGNMGGGYQPIGHVSILTNIIDFGMNVQQAGDAFRWEHSGSTQPTDNLSDNLTTTGQVSIESGVDFSVVQALRQMGHNVQIGDSFFGRFQAIMRDHEKGVYFGASESRVDGQAAGY from the coding sequence ATGAAATCTTTTTTCTACTCTTCTACTCTCTTCCTCTTTGGGTTACTTCTTATCTCCCAAACTGCTTCTGCCCAAATTGACCGGGAAGCCGGGAATTTAATCTCAACGCGCTCTGAGGTTATTGCCCAGCGAGGCATGGTAGCCACCAGTCAGCCTTTGGCCACTCAGGTTGGTCTGAATATCCTTCGGAACGGAGGCAATGCCATTGATGCTGCCATCGGAGCTAATGCCGCCATGGGCTTGATGGAACCCACCGGAAATGGAATCGGCGGTGATCTCTTTGCTATTATTTGGCATGCCGAAAGCGGGAAACTCTATGCCCTCAACGCCAGCGGTCGCTCCCCACAAGGTTTGTCTTATGATCGACTGATGGAGATTCTGGACGCTAAAGGCGAAGATGATATTCCTGCCTACGACCTTCTTTCTGTATCCGTACCCGGAGCTGTGGATGGCTGGTTCGAAATGCACGAACGTTTTGGTTCTGTTGATATGGATATGATTTTATCTGAACCTATTTATTATGCTGAAAACGGGTTTCCGGTTAGCGAAGCGATCTCTGCTTCCTGGCGACGAAGCGTTCCCTTTCTGAAGAACCAGCCCGGAGCTTTTGAAGAGACTTTTTCCATTGATGGGGAAGGGCCTGAAAAGGGTGAAGTCTTCCGTAATCCTGACCTCGGCAATACCTTCCGCTTGCTTACAGATCAGGGACGGGATGCATTCTACAGAGGAGAAATAGCGCAGAAAATTGATACATGGATGAAAGAAAACGATGGCTATCTCCGCTACGAAGATTTCGACAACCACCATTCAGATTGGATAGAACCGCAAACCGTAAATTATCGGGGTTATGATGTGTACCAGGTGGGCGGCAACGTACAGGGCACAGCCGTCTTACAGATATTAAATATTCTGGAAGGATTTGACCTATCGGAAACCGGATTTGGGTCAGCCGAAACCCTGCATCTAATGATTGAGGCCAAAAAGCTTGCTTTCGAAGACCGCGCCAAACACTATGCCGATCCCGATTTTCATGAGGTTCCTTATGATAAACTGTTATCCAAAGAATATGCAGCCGAGCGTCGAAAACTCATCGGTGACCGGGCACTTAATGACATCACCACCGGGGTAGATGTAATTGAAGATGGTGACACCATTTATCTTACAACCGCAGATGAAGAAGGCAATATGGTTTCACTCATTCAAAGTAATTTTCGAGGAATGGGTACCGGGTTTGTGGTTCCGGGCACGGGATTCAGTTTTCAAAATCGCGGAGAATTATTTTCCACTGACCCTGATCACCCAAATGTATATGCGCCCGGAAAAAGACCTTTTCACACCATTATTCCCGGATTTGTTATGAAAGACGGCAAGCCGATTATGGCCTTTGGTAATATGGGGGGTGGATATCAGCCGATCGGTCATGTCAGTATTCTTACCAACATCATCGACTTTGGGATGAACGTTCAGCAAGCCGGAGATGCTTTTCGGTGGGAACATTCCGGCTCCACTCAGCCAACAGATAACCTCTCAGACAATCTTACAACTACGGGACAAGTGAGTATTGAGTCCGGCGTAGATTTTAGTGTTGTGCAAGCCTTAAGGCAAATGGGACATAACGTTCAGATTGGAGACAGCTTCTTCGGACGCTTCCAGGCTATTATGCGCGACCATGAAAAAGGCGTGTACTTTGGAGCCTCCGAATCCCGGGTTGATGGGCAGGCTGCCGGATACTAA
- a CDS encoding acetylornithine deacetylase → MSEIEQLTEQAIELLKKLISIQSYSGDEDKTGDLIAAVLTEFGFEAQRKGNNIWGWSGEIDPKKPTIMLNSHHDTVKASSKWTKEPFTPTIEDGKLFGLGSNDAGGPLVSLLATFVYLSKKEQPYNLIFLASAEEETSGKKGVPIVLPELLDIDFAVVGEPTSMDLAIAERGLIVLDCISHGKSGHAARNEGENAFYKAMKDIEWFKTFEFDQDSEVLGSINMTVTMIESGSQHNVVPDECRFVVDVRPNEFYTNQEVVDIIREHVDCDVNPRSTNLNASGVDLDHPFVKKAQTLGIKTYGSKTMSDQVHMDFNSVKIGPGNTHRSHTADEFIYLDEIRNGIKIYIELLDGLNLERG, encoded by the coding sequence ATGAGTGAAATTGAACAACTTACAGAACAGGCCATTGAGCTGCTAAAAAAACTGATTTCTATTCAGTCCTACAGTGGCGATGAAGATAAAACCGGAGACCTGATTGCTGCTGTATTAACCGAATTTGGTTTTGAAGCTCAGCGAAAAGGCAATAACATTTGGGGCTGGTCAGGGGAGATCGATCCTAAAAAACCGACCATCATGCTAAACTCGCATCATGATACCGTTAAGGCTTCATCAAAGTGGACGAAAGAACCGTTCACTCCAACCATAGAAGATGGAAAGCTTTTTGGCTTAGGAAGTAATGATGCCGGGGGCCCTTTGGTTAGCCTGTTAGCTACTTTTGTTTATCTGTCCAAAAAAGAACAACCCTACAACCTCATTTTTCTTGCTTCCGCGGAAGAGGAAACTTCAGGGAAGAAAGGGGTTCCTATTGTTCTTCCGGAATTGCTTGATATAGATTTTGCAGTCGTTGGTGAGCCGACTTCTATGGATTTAGCCATTGCTGAGCGTGGGCTGATTGTGCTTGATTGCATATCTCATGGAAAAAGCGGCCACGCCGCCAGAAACGAGGGCGAAAATGCGTTCTACAAAGCAATGAAAGATATCGAGTGGTTTAAGACCTTTGAGTTTGATCAGGATTCTGAAGTGCTCGGCTCTATCAATATGACGGTAACCATGATTGAATCTGGAAGTCAGCATAACGTGGTTCCGGATGAATGCCGGTTTGTGGTTGATGTGCGCCCAAATGAATTTTATACGAATCAGGAAGTGGTGGATATTATACGAGAGCATGTGGATTGCGACGTAAACCCGAGATCCACTAATCTCAACGCTTCCGGTGTAGACCTTGACCATCCATTTGTGAAAAAAGCACAGACTCTCGGAATTAAAACTTATGGATCAAAGACCATGTCAGATCAGGTTCATATGGATTTCAACAGCGTAAAAATTGGGCCGGGAAATACTCACCGCTCCCACACGGCAGATGAGTTTATCTATCTGGATGAAATTCGCAATGGCATCAAAATCTATATTGAGCTTTTGGATGGTTTGAACTTGGAACGCGGATAA
- a CDS encoding aspartate aminotransferase family protein translates to MNLFQVYPLFDVEPVKAKGHYVYDAEGQKYLDFYGGHAVISIGHSHPHYVDRINAQLNDIGFYSNSVPIGIQQELAKKLGQISGYGDWNLFLCNSGAEANENALKVASAYNVRKKILAFKGAFHGRTSLAVAVTDNPNIVFPVNEGTEVLRFAFNDFEGVEKALKQEDISSVIIEGIQGVGGIESPSAEFFKHLRTLCDDTGTVLILDEVQSGFGRTGKFFAHQHFDIEPDIISMAKGMGNGFPVGGVLIHPKFEASIGMLGTTFGGNHLACAASLAVLEVLEQEGLMKNADKLGGYLKEELAKLPKVKEVRGFGLMIGAEFEEPVVEWRKEVLYKHHIFTGSSSNKNVLRLLPPLGIGKEECDQLIQALKEVIK, encoded by the coding sequence ATGAATTTATTCCAGGTTTACCCCCTTTTTGATGTGGAGCCCGTTAAGGCCAAAGGTCATTATGTGTATGATGCAGAAGGCCAAAAGTATCTCGATTTCTATGGCGGTCATGCGGTGATATCTATCGGTCATTCTCACCCCCACTATGTGGATCGGATAAATGCCCAGCTAAATGATATCGGCTTTTATTCAAACTCTGTCCCAATCGGTATTCAGCAGGAACTTGCCAAAAAATTAGGGCAGATTTCCGGCTATGGCGACTGGAATTTATTCTTATGCAATTCCGGAGCCGAGGCTAACGAAAATGCCTTGAAAGTGGCTTCAGCTTATAATGTACGAAAGAAAATACTGGCGTTTAAAGGAGCTTTCCATGGGCGAACTTCACTGGCTGTGGCTGTTACCGACAATCCGAATATTGTATTTCCGGTGAATGAAGGCACTGAAGTCCTGCGCTTCGCATTCAATGATTTTGAGGGTGTTGAAAAGGCGCTCAAACAAGAAGATATCAGCTCTGTAATTATTGAAGGCATACAAGGAGTTGGGGGCATTGAAAGTCCAAGTGCCGAGTTCTTTAAACATCTGCGAACCCTTTGTGACGATACCGGAACCGTTCTGATTCTGGACGAAGTGCAATCCGGCTTTGGGCGAACGGGTAAGTTTTTCGCTCATCAACATTTTGATATTGAACCCGACATCATCTCGATGGCTAAAGGAATGGGTAATGGATTTCCTGTAGGCGGAGTGTTAATTCATCCAAAATTTGAGGCTTCTATTGGGATGCTGGGAACCACTTTTGGCGGAAACCACCTGGCTTGTGCCGCATCCTTGGCAGTGTTGGAAGTGCTGGAGCAAGAAGGGCTTATGAAGAATGCAGATAAGCTCGGCGGTTACCTGAAAGAAGAGCTCGCTAAACTTCCAAAGGTTAAGGAAGTTCGTGGATTTGGCCTGATGATTGGCGCTGAATTTGAAGAACCCGTTGTTGAATGGAGAAAAGAAGTGCTCTATAAGCACCACATTTTTACCGGTTCTTCTTCAAACAAAAACGTATTGCGGTTACTCCCTCCCTTGGGAATTGGTAAAGAGGAATGCGATCAATTAATTCAAGCCCTCAAAGAGGTTATTAAATGA
- the argB gene encoding acetylglutamate kinase, with amino-acid sequence MKSVKVIKVGGKVIDDDQNLDAFLASLVSIKGPKVLVHGGGSIASKMGERLGIKPNMIEGRRVTDAETLEVITMVYGGLVNKKIVAKLQALGANAVGLSGADLNIIPAKKRNPEPIDFGWVGDVEKVNTQWISEFLNGDVIPVLAPLTHDGSGHMLNTNADTIASKIASALSEDFETELMFCFEQSGVMNEDKLITELNLLLYRHLKGTGIVTEGMIPKLDLGFAALTNGVKKVSVRSFKEVYKPKSGTTLVS; translated from the coding sequence ATGAAGTCAGTGAAGGTCATAAAAGTTGGTGGAAAGGTAATTGATGATGATCAAAATCTGGATGCCTTTTTAGCATCATTGGTTTCTATCAAAGGACCAAAAGTCTTGGTTCACGGTGGGGGTTCAATTGCTTCAAAAATGGGAGAACGACTTGGCATCAAACCAAATATGATAGAGGGCCGCCGAGTCACTGATGCCGAAACACTGGAGGTTATCACCATGGTTTATGGCGGACTGGTCAATAAAAAAATTGTCGCCAAGCTTCAGGCTTTGGGAGCAAATGCGGTCGGACTTTCAGGAGCCGACCTCAACATCATTCCAGCCAAAAAACGCAATCCTGAACCCATCGATTTTGGCTGGGTTGGCGATGTTGAAAAAGTAAATACCCAATGGATTTCTGAATTCTTGAACGGAGATGTGATCCCTGTCCTGGCACCTCTCACGCACGATGGAAGTGGACACATGTTGAACACCAATGCCGATACCATTGCCTCAAAGATAGCATCAGCTTTATCAGAAGACTTTGAAACAGAGCTTATGTTTTGTTTTGAGCAATCCGGCGTCATGAATGAAGACAAACTAATAACCGAACTGAATCTGCTTTTGTACCGGCACTTGAAAGGCACCGGAATTGTCACAGAAGGAATGATCCCAAAACTTGACCTCGGATTCGCAGCCCTTACCAACGGGGTGAAGAAAGTCAGCGTAAGGAGCTTTAAAGAAGTATATAAACCTAAATCAGGAACAACATTAGTATCGTAG
- a CDS encoding 2'-5' RNA ligase, whose translation MNQLYFIALIPPSPLKDEIQELKLEVKEKFKSSHSLNAPPHITLLSPFRLEDEDTNQLSSLLEAFIQKFEPVEVHLNNFSTFPPRVVFIDVEQSPQLMEVQEKLEALARSHSELFNYNYAERPYHPHVTLAFKDLTKSNFYKAWEEFENREFKGSFKANTLSVLKHNGESWKVIETFSLK comes from the coding sequence ATGAACCAACTGTACTTTATAGCTTTAATTCCTCCCAGTCCGCTTAAGGATGAAATACAGGAGTTGAAGCTGGAGGTAAAAGAGAAGTTCAAAAGCTCCCACTCGCTGAATGCTCCTCCACATATCACCCTACTCAGTCCTTTTCGGCTGGAAGATGAAGACACCAATCAATTAAGTTCTCTGCTGGAAGCTTTTATTCAGAAATTTGAACCGGTTGAAGTGCACCTTAATAACTTCTCTACCTTCCCACCCCGGGTTGTTTTTATTGATGTAGAACAAAGCCCGCAACTCATGGAAGTGCAAGAAAAACTGGAAGCACTGGCTCGATCTCATTCTGAACTCTTCAACTACAATTATGCGGAACGGCCTTATCACCCTCATGTAACACTCGCCTTCAAAGATCTCACCAAATCCAATTTTTACAAAGCCTGGGAGGAGTTCGAAAATCGAGAGTTTAAAGGCTCTTTTAAAGCAAATACTCTTTCTGTTTTAAAACATAATGGTGAGTCCTGGAAGGTTATCGAGACTTTTTCACTTAAATAG
- a CDS encoding zinc-binding oxidoreductase — translation MSNTMNAAYLEQYGDFDKIKTGEQNKPEAGEGEVLVRVKAAGVNPVDAAIVGGHLKDAIPGEFPLIPGWDVAGVVEETGHSASRFSAGDEVYAYARRPKIQHGTFAEYISLPESYLAERPSNISMEEAGGIPLVGLTAYQSIFDFGELKENQTLLVLGASGGVGTLAIQLAKSVGANVIGVASEANHEYMKELGADHTIDYQDTHVGEAVKEIHSDGVDVIFHCSRGDSFAQVMETGVLKEGGKVVSITNSKPDISDDIDFKYVFVEPNAEQLEHIAVLADSGKISLPVTETFTLYETGDALQKVQSLHTRGKLIITP, via the coding sequence ATGAGCAATACAATGAACGCTGCTTATTTAGAGCAGTATGGAGATTTTGACAAGATTAAAACTGGAGAACAGAATAAACCTGAGGCCGGCGAGGGCGAAGTACTAGTTCGAGTTAAAGCAGCAGGTGTAAATCCGGTAGATGCTGCAATTGTGGGCGGTCACCTCAAAGATGCTATCCCCGGAGAATTCCCCTTAATTCCCGGATGGGATGTTGCAGGTGTGGTTGAAGAAACCGGTCACTCGGCAAGTCGCTTTAGCGCCGGAGATGAAGTATATGCTTATGCACGCCGACCTAAAATTCAGCACGGGACTTTTGCTGAGTATATCAGTCTGCCCGAATCTTATCTCGCTGAACGACCTTCTAATATTTCTATGGAAGAAGCGGGCGGAATCCCATTAGTTGGGTTAACAGCTTATCAGTCAATTTTTGATTTTGGGGAGTTGAAAGAAAATCAAACTTTACTCGTGTTAGGAGCTTCGGGTGGAGTTGGCACCTTAGCTATTCAGCTGGCAAAATCAGTTGGTGCAAATGTTATTGGTGTTGCAAGTGAAGCCAATCACGAATACATGAAAGAACTTGGTGCTGACCACACCATTGATTATCAGGATACACATGTCGGTGAGGCCGTGAAAGAAATTCACTCAGATGGAGTAGATGTGATTTTCCATTGTTCCCGTGGAGATTCTTTTGCACAAGTCATGGAAACTGGTGTGCTGAAAGAAGGTGGAAAAGTAGTTTCTATCACAAACAGCAAACCTGACATCAGTGATGATATTGACTTTAAATATGTATTTGTAGAGCCTAATGCAGAACAGCTCGAGCACATTGCTGTATTAGCAGACAGTGGTAAAATTTCTTTACCCGTCACAGAAACATTCACTCTTTATGAAACCGGAGACGCCCTGCAGAAGGTTCAATCCCTTCACACCCGAGGGAAATTAATAATCACTCCGTAG